A genomic stretch from Frigoribacterium sp. PvP032 includes:
- a CDS encoding UDP-glucose/GDP-mannose dehydrogenase family protein gives MSKNTSPVDSAGTDPQSVDAAVTSASTKPRISVIGTGYLGATHAAAMAEMGFDVIGVDTDPAKVEALSQGRVPFFEPGLPELILRHVESGRLLFTTDIAEAVALSDVHFICVGTPQRRGSHAANLSYVEEATRKVAQSLSHDGLIVGKSTVPVGTAARLREIVAGALPAGVSADVVWNPEFLREGHAVEDTLRPDRIVFGGTDTRTEAILREVYAEPIATGTPVISCDLPTAELVKVSANAFLATKISFINAISELCEAAGANVTTLADALGFDDRIGRKFLNAGLGFGGGCLPKDIRALMFRANELGAHRAVGLMQQVDEINMAQRQRVIDQAIDACGGSVLNRRIAVLGAAFKPHTDDVRDSPALNVAAALHLRGAQVLVVDPEATQTAQRSFPTLSFADTIEEAVSDADAVLLLTEWPEFVHAEPSALADLAANPVVIDARNVLDAEVWSGGGWEVRPLGGRRTPAQRRVLTGSSIPA, from the coding sequence ATGAGCAAGAACACCAGCCCGGTCGACAGCGCCGGCACCGACCCCCAGTCCGTCGACGCCGCGGTGACGTCGGCCTCGACCAAGCCCCGCATCAGCGTGATCGGCACCGGCTACCTCGGCGCCACGCACGCTGCGGCGATGGCCGAGATGGGCTTCGACGTCATCGGGGTCGACACGGACCCCGCCAAGGTCGAGGCGCTCAGCCAGGGCCGCGTGCCCTTCTTCGAGCCAGGGCTGCCCGAGCTCATCCTCCGCCACGTCGAGTCGGGGCGCCTGCTCTTCACGACCGACATCGCCGAGGCCGTCGCCCTGTCCGACGTGCACTTCATCTGCGTCGGCACGCCGCAGCGGCGGGGGAGCCACGCCGCGAACCTCAGCTACGTGGAGGAGGCCACCCGCAAGGTGGCCCAGTCGCTCAGCCACGACGGCCTGATCGTCGGCAAGTCCACCGTGCCGGTCGGCACCGCAGCGCGGCTCCGCGAGATCGTCGCGGGCGCCCTGCCCGCCGGGGTGTCGGCGGACGTCGTCTGGAACCCCGAGTTCCTCCGCGAGGGCCACGCCGTCGAGGACACCCTGCGACCCGACCGCATCGTCTTCGGCGGGACGGACACGCGCACCGAGGCGATCCTCCGAGAGGTCTACGCCGAGCCGATCGCGACGGGCACCCCCGTCATCTCGTGCGACCTGCCGACGGCCGAGCTCGTCAAGGTGAGCGCGAACGCGTTCCTCGCGACGAAGATCTCGTTCATCAACGCCATCAGCGAGCTCTGCGAGGCAGCGGGCGCGAACGTCACGACCCTCGCTGACGCCCTCGGCTTCGACGACCGGATCGGCCGCAAGTTCCTCAACGCCGGCCTCGGCTTCGGCGGCGGCTGCCTGCCGAAGGACATCCGTGCCCTGATGTTCCGCGCCAACGAGCTCGGGGCGCACCGGGCCGTCGGGCTCATGCAGCAGGTCGACGAGATCAACATGGCCCAGCGCCAGCGGGTCATCGACCAGGCCATCGACGCCTGTGGTGGTTCGGTCCTCAACCGGCGCATCGCCGTCCTCGGCGCGGCCTTCAAGCCGCACACGGACGACGTCCGCGACTCGCCGGCCCTGAACGTGGCCGCCGCCCTGCACCTGCGCGGCGCCCAGGTGCTGGTGGTGGACCCGGAGGCGACCCAGACCGCCCAGCGCAGCTTCCCGACGCTGTCGTTCGCCGACACCATCGAGGAGGCGGTGTCCGACGCCGACGCCGTCCTCCTGCTGACGGAGTGGCCCGAGTTCGTCCACGCGGAGCCCTCCGCCCTCGCCGACCTCGCGGCCAACCCCGTCGTGATCGACGCGCGCAACGTTCTCGACGCCGAGGTGTGGTCGGGCGGCGGCTGGGAGGTGCGTCCCCTCGGGGGCCGTCGCACCCCGGCTCAGCGTCGCGTCCTCACCGGGAGCAGCATCCCCGCCTGA
- the glnA gene encoding type I glutamate--ammonia ligase, whose product MFTDSSEVLTFIKDNDVKFLDIRFTDLPGVQQHFNIPASTVDEEFFSVGQLFDGSSIRGFASIHESDMQLIPDVTTGYVDPFRAELTLVLVFDIFNPRNGELYSRDPRQVAKKAEKYLASTGIADTAFFAPEAEFYIFDDVRYEVKQNASFYSVDSEEGAWNTGRVEEGGNLANKTAYKGGYFPVSPVDKTADLRDDISLKLIDSGLELERAHHEVGTGGQQEINYKFDTMVHAADDILKFKYIVKNTAEQWGKVATFMPKPLFGDNGSGMHTHQSLWSDGKPLFYDENGYGGLSDLARWYIGGLLKHAPAVLAFTNPSINSYHRLIPGFEAPVNLVYSAGNRSAAIRIPITGTNPKAKRIEFRVPDAASNPYLAFAAQLMAGLDGIQNRIEPHEPVDKDLYELPPEEAKGIPQVPASLDGALDALEADHAFLTKGNVFTEDLIETWIAYKREKEILPMAQRPHPFEFELYFGV is encoded by the coding sequence ATGTTCACCGATTCTTCCGAGGTGCTGACGTTCATCAAGGACAACGACGTCAAGTTCCTCGACATCCGGTTCACGGACCTCCCCGGCGTCCAGCAGCACTTCAACATCCCCGCGTCCACCGTCGACGAGGAGTTCTTCTCCGTCGGCCAGCTCTTCGACGGGTCCTCCATCCGCGGCTTCGCCTCGATCCACGAGTCGGACATGCAGCTCATCCCTGACGTGACCACCGGCTACGTCGACCCCTTCCGTGCTGAGCTCACGCTCGTGCTCGTCTTCGACATCTTCAACCCGCGGAACGGCGAGCTCTACAGCCGCGACCCGCGCCAGGTCGCCAAGAAGGCCGAGAAGTACCTCGCCTCGACCGGCATCGCCGACACCGCGTTCTTCGCCCCCGAGGCCGAGTTCTACATCTTCGACGACGTGCGCTACGAGGTGAAGCAGAACGCCAGCTTCTACAGCGTCGACAGCGAGGAGGGCGCCTGGAACACGGGCCGCGTCGAGGAGGGCGGCAACCTCGCAAACAAGACCGCCTACAAGGGCGGCTACTTCCCCGTCAGCCCGGTCGACAAGACAGCCGACCTCCGCGACGACATCAGCCTCAAGCTGATCGACTCCGGCCTCGAGCTCGAGCGCGCGCACCACGAGGTGGGCACCGGCGGCCAGCAGGAGATCAACTACAAGTTCGACACGATGGTCCACGCGGCCGACGACATCCTCAAGTTCAAGTACATCGTCAAGAACACGGCCGAGCAGTGGGGCAAGGTCGCGACCTTCATGCCCAAGCCGCTCTTCGGCGACAACGGCTCGGGCATGCACACCCACCAGTCGCTCTGGAGCGACGGCAAGCCGCTGTTCTACGACGAGAACGGCTACGGCGGGCTCTCCGACCTTGCCCGCTGGTACATCGGCGGCCTGCTCAAGCACGCACCCGCCGTGCTCGCGTTCACGAACCCGTCGATCAACTCTTACCACCGCCTGATCCCCGGCTTCGAGGCCCCCGTCAACCTGGTCTACTCGGCCGGAAACCGCTCGGCCGCGATCCGCATCCCGATCACCGGCACGAACCCCAAGGCCAAGCGCATCGAGTTCCGCGTCCCGGACGCGGCGTCGAACCCGTATCTCGCGTTCGCGGCCCAGCTGATGGCCGGCCTCGACGGGATCCAGAACCGCATCGAGCCGCACGAGCCCGTCGACAAGGACCTCTACGAGCTGCCCCCCGAGGAGGCCAAGGGCATCCCCCAGGTGCCCGCGTCTCTCGACGGCGCCCTCGACGCGCTCGAGGCCGACCACGCGTTCCTCACGAAGGGCAACGTCTTCACCGAGGACCTCATCGAGACCTGGATCGCGTACAAGCGCGAGAAGGAGATCCTGCCGATGGCGCAGCGCCCGCACCCCTTCGAGTTCGAGCTCTACTTCGGCGTCTAG
- a CDS encoding RDD family protein, giving the protein MHDDRSRPPSDPLDGGAAPRQDWPGQRLGLPRTGPRSIARLGRRIAGVTIDWGLAYVVAFAFFDGQGLAITVIFSVVQIVFLVTLGGTVGHLVLGMRLVPMAGGRIGLWRPVVRTLLLALVIPAVVWDQDQRGLHDRVAGTVLVRV; this is encoded by the coding sequence ATGCACGACGACCGCTCCCGCCCTCCGTCCGACCCCCTCGACGGCGGTGCGGCCCCGCGGCAGGACTGGCCGGGCCAGCGTCTCGGCCTGCCGCGCACGGGCCCGCGCTCGATCGCGCGACTCGGTCGCCGGATCGCCGGGGTGACGATCGACTGGGGCCTCGCCTACGTCGTCGCATTCGCCTTCTTCGACGGCCAGGGCCTCGCCATCACGGTGATCTTCAGCGTCGTCCAGATCGTGTTCCTGGTCACGCTCGGCGGCACCGTCGGCCATCTCGTCCTCGGGATGCGCCTCGTGCCGATGGCGGGCGGGCGCATCGGCCTCTGGCGCCCGGTCGTCCGCACGCTGCTGCTCGCCCTCGTCATCCCCGCGGTCGTCTGGGACCAGGACCAGCGGGGCCTGCACGACCGCGTGGCCGGCACGGTGCTCGTCCGCGTCTGA
- a CDS encoding DUF4191 family protein: MARRTSPENTSPKPPKEPGRFKQMWQVFKMTRRVDKTALPLMLLALLLPVAAGVLAGIFLSAGNVLALVLYIVVGLMLGILLLLIVLGRKAERAAYSQIEGQPGAVGAVMKSGLRRSWRAAEMPVAVQGRSQAAVYRAVGKGGVVLIGEGSVAQTKKLVDEERRKVARILPNVPITVLNVGPDAESVPLHKIAGRMNKIKSSLNRNEVLAVSNRLQSLGKNGLPIPKGVDPFKVRAGRPR; the protein is encoded by the coding sequence ATGGCACGTCGCACGTCACCGGAGAACACGTCCCCGAAGCCGCCCAAGGAACCGGGCCGCTTCAAGCAGATGTGGCAGGTGTTCAAGATGACCCGCCGCGTCGACAAGACTGCGCTGCCGCTGATGCTGCTGGCACTGCTGCTGCCCGTGGCCGCCGGCGTGCTCGCGGGGATCTTCCTCTCCGCCGGCAACGTCCTGGCACTCGTGCTCTACATCGTGGTCGGCCTGATGCTCGGCATCCTGCTGCTGCTGATCGTCCTCGGCCGCAAGGCCGAGCGGGCCGCGTACTCGCAGATCGAGGGCCAGCCCGGGGCGGTGGGCGCCGTCATGAAGAGCGGCCTGCGCCGATCGTGGCGTGCAGCCGAGATGCCCGTCGCCGTGCAGGGCCGCTCCCAGGCCGCCGTCTACCGGGCCGTCGGCAAGGGCGGCGTCGTCCTGATCGGCGAGGGCTCGGTCGCCCAGACCAAGAAGCTCGTCGACGAGGAGCGTCGCAAGGTCGCCCGGATCCTGCCGAACGTCCCCATCACGGTGCTGAACGTCGGACCCGACGCCGAGTCGGTCCCGCTGCACAAGATCGCGGGCCGCATGAACAAGATCAAGTCGTCGCTGAACCGGAACGAGGTGCTCGCCGTCAGCAACCGCCTCCAGTCGCTCGGCAAGAACGGCCTCCCGATCCCCAAGGGCGTCGACCCGTTCAAGGTCCGCGCCGGGCGTCCGCGCTGA
- the sucB gene encoding 2-oxoglutarate dehydrogenase, E2 component, dihydrolipoamide succinyltransferase, with translation MSESVNLPALGESVTEGTVTRWLKNVGDRVEVDEPLLEVSTDKVDTEIPSPVAGVVEEILVAEDETVEVGTALVRIGDGSGQGGDSADDAPAEETTEAEQPEAPAEGGQDDADDAVVASAAAPAPGEEADSDAPAPADDVDPAPAAEQPADQAPAVPATAPAAAAPPAAAAAPAAAAPPAAPAAAAPAAAAPAPAAAAPAAAASSAPADTSSAPTGYVTPLVRKLANEKGVDISTLSGSGVGGRIRKEDVLAAAEAASSASSAATSAPAPVEVSPLRGTTVPMTRLRKVVAERAVQSMQAMAQLTSVVEVDVTAVAKFRDANKAAFLEKTGNKLSFLPFFTLAAAEALKAHPKLNATVDGDSIVYPDHENVSMAVDTERGLLTPVIKDASDLDLAGIAAQIADLAQRTRDNKLKPDELAGGTFTVTNTGSRGALFDTPVVFLPQVAILGTGVVVKRPVVVSVDGADAIAVRSMVYLALSYDHRIVDGADAARFLVAVKARLEAGDFAGVLGI, from the coding sequence ATGAGCGAATCCGTCAACCTCCCGGCACTCGGAGAGAGTGTCACCGAGGGCACGGTCACCCGCTGGCTGAAGAACGTCGGCGACCGGGTCGAGGTCGACGAGCCCCTGCTCGAGGTCTCGACCGACAAGGTCGACACGGAGATCCCCTCCCCCGTCGCAGGCGTCGTCGAGGAGATCCTCGTGGCCGAGGACGAGACCGTCGAGGTGGGGACCGCGCTGGTCCGCATCGGCGACGGCTCCGGCCAGGGCGGCGACTCCGCCGACGACGCCCCCGCTGAGGAGACCACCGAGGCCGAGCAGCCGGAGGCCCCCGCCGAGGGCGGCCAGGACGACGCGGACGACGCCGTCGTCGCGTCCGCTGCGGCACCGGCCCCCGGCGAGGAGGCGGACTCCGACGCTCCTGCCCCGGCCGACGACGTGGACCCGGCCCCTGCAGCCGAGCAGCCTGCCGACCAGGCCCCGGCCGTCCCCGCCACCGCCCCGGCTGCGGCGGCACCCCCTGCGGCGGCTGCGGCGCCCGCGGCCGCGGCGCCTCCCGCAGCACCGGCAGCGGCAGCTCCGGCAGCAGCAGCTCCGGCACCCGCCGCAGCTGCTCCCGCCGCCGCCGCGTCGTCGGCCCCGGCCGACACGTCCTCTGCTCCGACGGGCTACGTCACCCCTCTCGTCCGCAAGCTCGCGAACGAGAAGGGCGTCGACATCTCCACCCTCAGCGGCAGCGGGGTCGGCGGTCGCATCCGCAAGGAGGACGTGCTCGCCGCGGCCGAGGCCGCCTCGTCCGCGTCGTCCGCCGCCACGTCGGCGCCGGCTCCTGTCGAGGTCTCGCCGCTGCGCGGCACGACCGTGCCCATGACGCGTCTCCGCAAGGTCGTCGCCGAGCGCGCCGTCCAGTCGATGCAGGCCATGGCGCAGCTCACGAGCGTCGTCGAGGTCGACGTCACGGCCGTGGCGAAGTTCCGCGACGCCAACAAGGCCGCGTTCCTGGAGAAGACCGGCAACAAGCTGTCGTTCCTGCCGTTCTTCACCCTGGCGGCGGCGGAGGCCCTCAAGGCGCACCCCAAGCTGAACGCGACGGTCGACGGCGACTCCATCGTCTACCCGGACCACGAGAACGTCAGCATGGCCGTCGACACGGAACGAGGTCTGCTCACGCCCGTCATCAAGGACGCGTCGGACCTCGACCTGGCCGGCATCGCCGCCCAGATCGCGGACCTCGCGCAGCGGACCCGCGACAACAAGCTGAAGCCCGACGAGCTGGCCGGGGGCACCTTCACGGTGACGAACACCGGTTCGCGCGGGGCGCTCTTCGACACGCCCGTGGTGTTCTTGCCCCAGGTCGCCATCCTGGGCACCGGCGTCGTCGTGAAGCGACCCGTCGTCGTCTCGGTCGACGGAGCGGACGCGATCGCGGTCCGGTCGATGGTCTACCTGGCCCTCTCGTACGACCACCGCATCGTCGACGGTGCGGACGCCGCCCGGTTCCTGGTGGCGGTCAAGGCCCGTCTCGAGGCCGGCGACTTCGCGGGCGTGCTGGGCATCTGA
- the lpdA gene encoding dihydrolipoyl dehydrogenase, whose product MSEQNFDLVVLGGGSGGYAAALRATELGLSVALVEKDKLGGTCLHRGCIPTKALLHSAEVADVSRESAKYGVSTDFHGIDVPAVTAYREGVVASKYKGLQGLVKARGITVVEGEGRLTSPTTVQVGDTTLTGQNVVLATGSYSRSLPGLEIGGKVITSEAALALDHVPARVAILGGGVIGVEFASVWKSFGSEVTIVEALPHLVPNEEESISKQFERAFRKRGIGFSLGVRFQSVTQNDDGVVVTLEDGKTIEADLLLVAVGRGPSTQGLGFEEVGVTIDRGFVITDERLHTSVPGVFAIGDIVPGLQLAHRSFQQGIFVAEEIAGLAPQVIEDTNIPKVTYSDPEVASVGLTEAKAVEKHGADKVTSYDYNLAGNGKSHIIGTSGSVKVVRVVDGPVVGVHMIGARVGELIGEAQLAVNWEAYPEDVAPLVHAHPTQNEALGEAMLALAGKPLHAM is encoded by the coding sequence GTGTCGGAACAGAATTTTGACCTGGTGGTGCTCGGCGGCGGCAGCGGCGGGTACGCCGCGGCCCTGCGGGCCACCGAGCTGGGGCTGAGCGTCGCGCTGGTCGAGAAGGACAAGCTCGGCGGCACCTGCCTCCACCGGGGCTGCATCCCGACCAAGGCGCTGCTGCACTCGGCCGAGGTCGCCGACGTCTCGCGGGAGTCCGCGAAGTACGGCGTGTCGACCGACTTCCACGGCATCGACGTGCCGGCCGTGACGGCCTACCGCGAGGGCGTCGTCGCCAGCAAGTACAAGGGCCTGCAGGGCCTGGTCAAGGCCCGCGGCATCACGGTCGTCGAGGGCGAGGGGCGCCTCACGTCCCCGACGACCGTCCAGGTCGGCGACACCACGCTCACCGGCCAGAACGTCGTCCTGGCGACCGGCTCCTACTCGCGCAGCCTCCCCGGCCTCGAGATCGGCGGCAAGGTCATCACGAGCGAGGCGGCCCTGGCCCTCGACCACGTGCCGGCGCGGGTCGCCATCCTCGGCGGCGGCGTCATCGGCGTCGAGTTCGCCAGCGTCTGGAAGTCCTTCGGCTCCGAGGTCACCATCGTGGAGGCCCTCCCGCACCTCGTCCCGAACGAGGAGGAGTCCATCTCGAAGCAGTTCGAGCGCGCCTTCCGCAAGCGCGGCATCGGCTTCTCGCTGGGCGTCCGGTTCCAGAGCGTGACGCAGAACGACGACGGCGTCGTCGTGACCCTGGAGGACGGCAAGACCATCGAGGCCGACCTCCTCCTGGTGGCCGTCGGGCGCGGGCCCTCCACCCAGGGCCTCGGCTTCGAGGAGGTGGGCGTCACCATCGACCGCGGCTTCGTCATCACCGACGAGCGGCTCCACACCAGCGTGCCCGGCGTGTTCGCGATCGGGGACATCGTCCCTGGCCTGCAGCTGGCCCACCGCAGCTTCCAGCAGGGCATCTTCGTGGCCGAGGAGATCGCCGGCCTCGCGCCGCAGGTCATCGAGGACACCAACATCCCGAAGGTGACCTACTCCGACCCTGAGGTCGCGTCCGTGGGCCTCACCGAGGCGAAGGCCGTGGAGAAGCACGGCGCCGACAAGGTGACGAGCTACGACTACAACCTCGCCGGCAACGGCAAGAGCCACATCATCGGCACGAGCGGCTCCGTCAAGGTCGTCCGGGTCGTCGACGGCCCCGTCGTCGGCGTCCACATGATCGGCGCCCGGGTGGGCGAGCTGATCGGCGAGGCCCAGCTGGCCGTCAACTGGGAGGCCTACCCCGAGGACGTCGCCCCGCTCGTGCACGCGCACCCGACCCAGAACGAGGCACTCGGAGAGGCGATGCTGGCCCTGGCCGGCAAGCCGCTCCACGCCATGTAG
- a CDS encoding leucyl aminopeptidase: MTELFLSTTRSPAAEVEADVLVVGVLTGADGPSVTRDLPGLPADLRALGVSGARDELVRLPGTGSATVTALVGLGDVVDAESLRYAAGAAVRQLTGVDRVVLDLPVSTEAEALAVLEGAALASYEFDAFRGSSASESRRHARTLVLATELEVEEATVRQAAVVAQAVHTVRDLANTPPQQMFPQALADHAAELAADLPLDVTVLAEDELREGGFGGILGVGQGSSRGPRLVKVAYSPSGAAKHLALVGKGITYDTGGLSLKPAGSMLGMKDDMTGAATVLAVIVAAARLELPVRLTAWLCVAENMPSGTAIRPDDVLTIRGGTTVEVTNTDAEGRLVMADGLVAASEEQPDAVVDVATLTGAQVVALGTRTVGVMGNDELASRVVELADLAGEAAWRMPLPGELRSRLKSDVADLVNATPGNTAAGMLLAGVFLNEFVGERKATGAPLPWAHLDIAGPSNNKGGGWGYTGKGSTGVSVRTLLELAREFSAA, from the coding sequence ATGACCGAGCTCTTCCTGTCCACCACCCGTTCCCCCGCAGCCGAGGTCGAGGCCGACGTCCTCGTCGTGGGCGTCCTCACGGGAGCCGACGGCCCCTCGGTCACCCGCGACCTGCCGGGCCTGCCCGCCGATCTCCGTGCACTCGGCGTCAGCGGCGCCCGTGACGAGCTCGTGCGGCTCCCCGGCACCGGCTCGGCGACCGTGACGGCCCTCGTGGGCCTCGGCGACGTCGTGGACGCCGAGTCCCTGCGCTACGCGGCCGGTGCCGCTGTCCGCCAGCTGACGGGCGTCGACCGCGTCGTGCTCGACCTGCCCGTCTCGACCGAGGCCGAGGCCCTGGCCGTCCTCGAGGGCGCGGCCCTCGCCTCCTACGAGTTCGACGCGTTCCGCGGCTCGTCCGCCTCGGAGTCGCGCCGTCACGCCCGCACCCTGGTGCTCGCGACCGAGCTCGAGGTCGAGGAGGCGACGGTGCGGCAGGCGGCCGTGGTCGCGCAGGCCGTCCACACCGTCCGGGACCTCGCCAACACTCCCCCGCAGCAGATGTTCCCCCAGGCCCTCGCCGACCACGCCGCCGAGCTCGCGGCGGACCTGCCGCTCGACGTGACCGTCCTCGCCGAGGACGAGCTGCGCGAGGGCGGCTTCGGCGGCATCCTCGGAGTCGGCCAGGGCTCGAGCCGCGGCCCGCGCCTCGTCAAGGTCGCCTACTCGCCCTCGGGCGCCGCCAAGCACCTGGCCCTGGTCGGCAAGGGGATCACGTACGACACCGGCGGCCTCTCGCTGAAGCCCGCCGGCAGCATGCTCGGCATGAAGGACGACATGACGGGGGCGGCCACCGTCCTCGCCGTGATCGTCGCGGCCGCACGCCTGGAGCTGCCCGTCCGCCTGACCGCCTGGCTCTGCGTCGCCGAGAACATGCCGAGCGGCACGGCCATCCGGCCCGACGACGTCCTCACCATCCGCGGCGGCACCACCGTCGAGGTGACGAACACCGACGCCGAGGGCCGCCTGGTCATGGCGGACGGCCTCGTCGCCGCCAGCGAGGAGCAGCCCGACGCGGTCGTCGACGTCGCCACGCTCACGGGCGCCCAGGTCGTCGCGCTCGGCACGCGCACCGTCGGCGTCATGGGCAACGACGAGCTCGCCTCGCGCGTGGTCGAGCTCGCCGACCTGGCCGGCGAGGCCGCCTGGCGCATGCCGTTGCCCGGCGAGCTCCGCAGCCGTCTGAAGTCCGACGTGGCCGACCTGGTCAACGCCACCCCGGGCAACACCGCCGCCGGGATGCTCCTCGCCGGCGTGTTCCTGAACGAGTTCGTGGGCGAGAGGAAGGCCACTGGCGCACCGCTGCCGTGGGCGCACCTCGACATCGCCGGGCCGTCGAACAACAAGGGCGGCGGCTGGGGCTACACCGGCAAGGGCTCCACCGGTGTTTCCGTGAGAACGCTGCTAGAGCTGGCCCGCGAGTTTTCGGCCGCGTAG
- a CDS encoding proteasome assembly chaperone family protein, with the protein MHDPAGLYDLALDASDVPEGLPLVAGLTGSSDAGGAVGQLAEFLVGELDHSLVASFDADELLDYRARRPVFTFDQDHISEVATATLSLRLMTDDIGQPFLFLSGFEPDFQWQRFTSAVVDLVRRYRVSTTTWVHSIPMPVPHTRPIGVTVSGNRADLVESLSVWRPVTQAPANALHLVEQRLGDSGHPTAGFVLLVPHYLADTEFPDAAVAALSSISAATGLIFPTDRLRSEGRDFLAKVDEQVHGNHELSRLVSTLEERHDTYMEGNPLPSPLTDQDGQVPSADVLAAELERFLAGRRADEES; encoded by the coding sequence ATGCACGACCCCGCCGGACTCTACGACCTCGCTCTCGACGCCTCCGACGTGCCCGAGGGGCTGCCCCTCGTGGCGGGCCTGACGGGCTCCTCCGACGCGGGGGGCGCGGTCGGCCAGCTGGCGGAGTTCCTCGTGGGCGAGCTCGACCACTCGCTGGTCGCCTCCTTCGACGCCGACGAGCTGCTCGACTACCGCGCTCGTCGTCCCGTCTTCACGTTCGACCAGGACCACATCTCGGAGGTCGCGACCGCGACCCTCTCGCTCCGGCTGATGACCGACGACATCGGCCAGCCCTTCCTCTTCCTGTCGGGCTTCGAGCCCGACTTCCAGTGGCAGCGGTTCACGTCGGCCGTCGTCGACCTCGTCCGCCGCTACCGGGTGTCGACGACCACGTGGGTCCACTCGATCCCGATGCCCGTGCCCCACACGCGTCCGATCGGCGTGACCGTGAGCGGCAACCGCGCCGACCTCGTGGAGTCGCTGTCGGTGTGGCGGCCGGTCACCCAGGCGCCGGCGAACGCGCTGCACCTGGTCGAGCAGCGGCTCGGCGACTCCGGCCACCCCACGGCCGGCTTCGTGCTCCTCGTGCCGCACTACCTGGCCGACACCGAGTTCCCCGACGCCGCGGTGGCGGCCCTCTCGAGCATCAGCGCCGCGACCGGCCTGATCTTCCCCACCGACAGGCTGCGGTCCGAGGGGCGCGACTTCCTCGCCAAGGTCGACGAGCAGGTCCACGGCAACCACGAGCTCTCCCGCCTCGTGTCCACGCTCGAGGAGAGGCACGACACCTACATGGAGGGCAACCCGCTGCCCTCGCCGCTCACCGACCAGGACGGACAGGTCCCGTCCGCCGACGTCCTGGCCGCCGAGCTGGAGCGGTTCCTCGCGGGGCGCCGCGCGGACGAGGAGTCCTGA
- a CDS encoding nitrate/nitrite transporter, translating to MNSSRAWIVWGAAVLAYVVAVLQRSSLGVSGVEAQQIFGISASTLSTLAVVQLVVYAGLQIPVGVLLDRVGPRALIVAGGVLLVVGQAVVALAPPHIGLAILGRVLVGAGDAMTFISVIRLLPAWFRGPILPQISQWTGNVGQLGQVLSAVPLSLVLHGSGWRPAFLGAAGLSVVAVVLVVLLVRDSPLGRPAESAGTTWRDAGRQLGESIRRPGTRLGFWSHFVTQSSGTVFSLLWGVPFLVGALGFSAAQASGMLTLLVASGVVAGPVLGLLTARFPLRRSNLVLGIVTALGATWTVLLAWPGQPPHWLAYVLVVVLGVGGPGSLIGFDFARSFNPMRSLGVANGIVNVGGFLASFVMMFLIGVVLDQLDAARVAGGAPSDLFSFESFRIAFLVQYVVVGAGVVGLVRERRRTRRLLHLEEGIQVAPLWVALNRKWQARRRRRS from the coding sequence GTGAACTCGTCGCGTGCCTGGATCGTCTGGGGCGCCGCCGTCCTCGCCTACGTCGTCGCCGTGCTGCAGCGGTCCTCGCTCGGCGTCTCCGGCGTCGAGGCCCAGCAGATCTTCGGCATCTCGGCCTCGACCCTCTCGACGCTCGCCGTCGTCCAGCTCGTCGTCTACGCGGGCCTCCAGATCCCCGTGGGCGTGCTGCTCGACCGCGTCGGCCCGCGGGCGCTCATCGTCGCGGGTGGCGTCCTGCTCGTCGTCGGGCAGGCCGTCGTCGCCCTCGCGCCCCCGCACATCGGTCTGGCGATCCTCGGGCGCGTCCTCGTGGGCGCCGGCGACGCGATGACCTTCATCAGCGTCATCCGACTGCTGCCCGCCTGGTTCCGCGGGCCGATCCTGCCCCAGATCTCGCAGTGGACCGGCAACGTCGGCCAGCTCGGGCAGGTGCTCTCGGCCGTGCCCCTGTCGCTCGTCCTGCACGGCAGCGGCTGGCGGCCGGCCTTCCTCGGCGCGGCCGGCCTCTCGGTCGTCGCCGTCGTGCTGGTCGTCCTCCTCGTGCGCGACTCGCCGCTCGGCCGTCCCGCCGAGTCGGCAGGGACGACCTGGCGCGACGCCGGCCGTCAGCTCGGCGAGAGCATCCGTCGACCAGGCACGCGCCTGGGCTTCTGGTCCCACTTCGTGACGCAGTCGTCCGGGACGGTGTTCAGCCTGCTGTGGGGCGTGCCCTTCCTCGTCGGGGCACTCGGGTTCTCCGCGGCGCAGGCCTCAGGGATGCTGACGCTGCTCGTCGCGTCCGGCGTCGTCGCGGGGCCGGTCCTCGGCCTGCTCACCGCCCGCTTCCCGCTGCGCCGGTCGAACCTCGTCCTAGGCATCGTCACGGCGCTGGGGGCCACGTGGACGGTCCTGCTCGCCTGGCCGGGGCAGCCGCCGCACTGGCTCGCCTACGTGCTCGTCGTGGTGCTGGGCGTCGGCGGGCCCGGCAGCCTCATCGGCTTCGACTTCGCTCGCTCGTTCAACCCGATGCGCAGCCTCGGCGTCGCCAACGGCATCGTCAACGTCGGGGGGTTCCTGGCGAGCTTCGTGATGATGTTCCTCATCGGCGTCGTGCTCGACCAGCTCGACGCGGCGCGGGTGGCGGGCGGGGCGCCGAGCGATCTCTTCTCGTTCGAGTCGTTCCGCATCGCGTTCCTCGTCCAGTACGTGGTCGTCGGGGCAGGTGTCGTCGGCCTCGTGCGGGAGCGTCGCCGCACGCGGCGGCTCCTGCACCTCGAGGAGGGAATCCAGGTGGCCCCCCTGTGGGTTGCACTGAACAGGAAGTGGCAGGCCAGGAGGCGCCGGAGGTCCTGA